From one Lolium rigidum isolate FL_2022 chromosome 4, APGP_CSIRO_Lrig_0.1, whole genome shotgun sequence genomic stretch:
- the LOC124707157 gene encoding dynamin-related protein 5A translates to MENLISLVNKLQRACTALGDHGDESALPTLWDSLPSIAVVGGQSSGKSSVLESVVGKDFLPRGSGIVTRRPLVLQLHRIDGTREYAEFLHQPRKRYTDFAEVRKEIADETDRETGRSKGISSVPIHLSIFSPNVVNLTLIDLPGLTKIAVDGQSDNIVQEIENMVRAFIEKPNCIILAVSPANQDLATSDAIKISREVDPKGERTFGVLTKIDLMDKGTDAVDILEGRSYRLQFPWIGVVNRSQQDINKSVDMIAARRREREYFANTPEYKHLAHRMGSEHLAKSLSKHLESVIKSRIPGLQSLITKTIAELETELNRLGKPIANDAGGKLYTIMEICRMFDGIYKEHLDGVRPGGEKIYHVFDNQFPVAIKRLQFEKQLSMENVRKLITEADGYQPHLIAPEQGYRRLIESCLVSIRGPAEAAVDTVHGILKELVHKAMAETHELKQFPTLRVEVGNAAFESLERMRDESKKNTLKLVDMETSYLTVDFFRKLPQDVEKGGNPSHSIFDRYNDSYLRRIGSTVLAYVNMVCSTLRNSIPKSIVYCQVREAKRSLLDHFFTELGAREIRQLSKLLDEDPAVMERRTNLAKRLELYRSAQSEIDAVAWSK, encoded by the exons ATGGAGAACCTGATCTCGCTCGTCAACAAGCTGCAGCGGGCCTGCACCGCCCTCGGCGACCACGGCGACGAGAGCGCCCTCCCCACCCTCTGGGACTCGCTGCCCTCCATCGCCGTCGTCGGAGGCCAG AGTTCGGGCAAATCTTCAGTGCTGGAGAGCGTTGTTGGGAAGGATTTCCTACCCAGGGGTTCAG GCATTGTCACCCGTCGCCCCCTGGTTCTGCAGCTACATAGGATTGATGGAACTAGAGAGTATGCGGAGTTCTTGCATCAACCCAGGAAAAGATACACAGATTTCG CCGAAGTGAGGAAGGAGATAGCTGATGAAACTGACAGAGAAACCGGTCGTTCCAAGGGAATATCATCTGTCCCCATCCATTTAAGCATATTTTCTCCAAATG TTGTGAATCTGACTCTTATTGATCTTCCTGGGCTTACTAAAATTGCTGTTG ATGGTCAGTCGGACAATATTGTTCAGGAAATTGAAAACATGGTTCGAGCATTCATCGAAAAG CCCAACTGTATCATTCTTGCTGTTTCTCCGGCCAATCAGGATCTTGCAACTTCTGATGCAATCAAGATTTCACGAGAAGTTGACCCAAAAG GTGAAAGAACATTCGGTGTGCTCACAAAAATCGATCTAATGGACAAGGGTACCGATGCTGTTGAT ATACTGGAAGGAAGATCTTACCGTCTCCAATTTCCATGGATTGGTGTTGTCAATCGATCTCAGCAAGATATCAACAAGAGTGTGGACATGATTGCTGCTAGGCGTAGAGAGCGTGAATATTTTGCTAACACACCAGAATACAAACATCTTGCTCACAGGATGGGATCAGAACACTTGGCAAAGAGTCTCTCAAAG CATTTGGAATCTGTTATTAAATCAAGAATCCCAGGTCTCCAGTCTCTTATAACAAAGACTATTGCTGAGCTGGAAACAGAACTTAATCGTCTTGGAAAGCCCATTGCTAATGATGCTGGA GGAAAGTTGTACACGATTATGGAAATATGCCGCATGTTTGATGGCATCTACAAAGAGCATCTGGATGGAGT GCGCCCTGGTGGTGAGAAAATTTACCATGTCTTCGACAATCAATTTCCTGTGGCAATTAAGCGGTTGCAGTTTGAGAAGCAACTGTCAATGGAAAATGTGAGGAAGCTTATAACAGAAGCTGATGGGTACCAGCCTCACTTGATAGCTCCAGAGCAAGGATATCGACGCCTCATAGAATCTTGTCTTGTTAGTATCAGAGGTCCAGCTGAGGCAGCTGTTGACACG GTCCATGGAATCCTCAAGGAACTAGTACACAAGGCTATGGCTGAAACACAT GAGCTCAAGCAGTTTCCCACTCTTCGCGTGGAAGTTGGCAATGCAGCTTTTGAGTCGTTGGAAAGAATGAGGGACGAAAGCAAGAAGAATACATTAAAGCTAGTTGATATGGAAACGAGTTACTTAACTGTAGATTTCTTCAGGAAGCTTCCTCAGGATGTTGAGAAGGGTGGAAATCCAAGCCACTCTATTTTTGATAGATATAATGATTCTTATCTAAGAAGAATTG GTTCAACTGTTCTGGCATATGTTAACATGGTATGTTCAACATTGAGGAACTCCATCCCTAAATCCATTGTCTACTGCCAAGTCCGTGAGGCGAAGCGCTCACTGCTCGACCACTTCTTTACTGAACTTGGAGCAAGAGAG ATAAGACAACTTTCGAAGCTCCTCGATGAGGACCCTGCGGTGATGGAACGGAGGACAAACCTTGCAAAGAGGCTTGAGCTATACCGGAGTGCCCAATCAGAAATCGACGCGGTTGCATGGTCCAAATAG